One window of the Sphaerochaeta associata genome contains the following:
- a CDS encoding secondary thiamine-phosphate synthase enzyme YjbQ: protein MMTYRKELWFHLNKRRGLINITDAVQEAVNECGIKEGLVLVNAMNITSSVFINAVEKGLHEDFELWLEKLAPELPYEQYNHNTEKEHNADGHLKRSIMGREAVIAITGGKLDFGSWEQIFYYEFDGMRDKHVLIKVIGE, encoded by the coding sequence ATGATGACTTATCGCAAGGAACTATGGTTTCACCTCAACAAACGACGCGGTCTGATCAACATTACCGACGCCGTGCAGGAAGCAGTCAACGAGTGCGGAATCAAGGAAGGGTTGGTTCTCGTCAACGCAATGAACATCACCAGCAGTGTTTTCATCAACGCAGTGGAGAAAGGCCTTCATGAGGACTTCGAGCTCTGGCTTGAGAAACTTGCTCCCGAGCTTCCGTATGAACAGTACAATCACAATACGGAAAAGGAGCATAATGCAGACGGCCACCTCAAACGGTCCATCATGGGCCGTGAGGCGGTCATTGCAATCACAGGAGGAAAGCTCGATTTCGGCTCTTGGGAGCAGATTTTCTACTATGAGTTTGACGGCATGCGCGACAAGCACGTGCTCATCAAAGTCATCGGGGAGTGA
- a CDS encoding single-stranded DNA-binding protein has product MHRVILYHGQVVIEGNLVRDPEEVVIGDNAAQMAKFSIAVNRYFKNAQAEPAEEVMFITITAWGSLAKSCLQYLQKGRGVRVVGRLRQERWTDKDGGSRERIVVVAEHVEFKSDGNGRNKQEALPEEIPFDQEIAM; this is encoded by the coding sequence TTGCATAGGGTAATCTTGTATCATGGGCAAGTTGTCATTGAAGGAAATTTGGTTCGGGATCCCGAGGAAGTGGTCATCGGTGATAATGCAGCTCAGATGGCGAAGTTCAGCATTGCGGTCAACCGCTATTTCAAGAACGCCCAGGCCGAGCCGGCCGAGGAGGTGATGTTCATTACCATCACGGCTTGGGGATCGCTTGCAAAAAGTTGCTTGCAGTATCTGCAGAAGGGAAGGGGGGTAAGGGTTGTCGGCCGCCTGAGGCAGGAACGATGGACTGACAAGGATGGGGGCAGCCGGGAACGCATTGTCGTGGTAGCCGAGCATGTGGAGTTCAAGAGTGACGGCAACGGCAGGAACAAACAGGAGGCCCTGCCGGAAGAAATCCCTTTTGATCAAGAGATCGCCATGTAG
- a CDS encoding pyridoxal phosphate-dependent aminotransferase: MQMSHRISAFQCSPIRRLSPYARDAVKRGIKVYHLNIGQPDIKTPVQVIEAVRQYDETIIAYGNSEGRQELREALPAYYAKYGLDVKAEDILITTGGSEALQFAFMTLCDPYDEVIIPEPYYTNVSSFAHSAMVDLVPITSNMEDGFALPDISEFEKKITRKTGAILICSPNNPTGHVYTQEEMLQLLNLCKKHDIFLIVDEVYREFCYDGKQFTSVLAFPEFSDRVICVDSFSKRYSMCGSRIGALISRNKDVLDNALKLAQARLCPPDIEQVAACAALKTDDTYLFEVREEYERRRNFIVDGLKKIDGVKCSMPKGAFYMVAELPVDNAENFARFMLEDFNLNGETVMVAPCEDFYVTKGVGRRQVRIAYVLNTHDLERAVACIDAGLKAYRTEVMGQEL, encoded by the coding sequence ATGCAAATGTCACACAGAATTTCCGCTTTCCAATGCAGTCCCATCAGACGTCTTTCACCCTATGCCCGCGATGCTGTCAAACGCGGAATCAAGGTCTACCACCTCAATATCGGGCAGCCGGATATCAAGACGCCGGTGCAGGTCATCGAAGCGGTTCGTCAATATGACGAGACCATCATCGCCTATGGAAACAGTGAAGGAAGGCAGGAACTGCGTGAAGCACTTCCCGCCTATTATGCAAAGTACGGTCTGGATGTGAAGGCTGAGGATATTCTCATCACCACCGGTGGCAGCGAAGCGTTGCAATTTGCATTCATGACGCTCTGCGACCCGTACGATGAGGTGATTATCCCTGAACCGTATTACACGAATGTTTCCTCCTTCGCTCATTCTGCCATGGTAGACTTGGTGCCGATCACCAGCAATATGGAGGATGGCTTCGCCCTTCCCGATATCTCAGAGTTTGAGAAGAAGATCACCCGAAAGACTGGGGCAATCCTTATTTGCAGTCCGAACAATCCAACCGGGCATGTGTATACGCAGGAGGAGATGCTGCAACTTTTGAACCTATGCAAGAAGCATGACATCTTTTTGATCGTCGACGAGGTGTATCGTGAGTTCTGTTATGACGGCAAGCAGTTTACCAGTGTACTTGCTTTTCCTGAGTTTTCCGACCGGGTCATTTGTGTTGACAGTTTCTCCAAGCGCTACAGCATGTGCGGTTCGCGCATCGGGGCTTTGATCAGCCGCAACAAGGATGTCCTGGACAACGCTCTCAAGCTGGCCCAGGCTCGCCTGTGTCCTCCTGACATCGAGCAGGTGGCTGCCTGTGCTGCCTTGAAGACCGATGATACCTATCTGTTCGAGGTGCGCGAGGAGTATGAGAGAAGAAGGAACTTCATCGTCGATGGTCTGAAGAAGATCGATGGTGTGAAGTGCAGCATGCCCAAGGGAGCTTTCTATATGGTGGCCGAGCTTCCTGTCGATAATGCAGAGAATTTTGCCAGGTTCATGCTGGAGGATTTCAATCTGAACGGGGAGACGGTCATGGTCGCCCCGTGCGAGGACTTCTACGTGACCAAGGGTGTCGGACGCAGGCAGGTTAGAATTGCCTACGTACTGAACACCCACGATCTCGAGCGGGCTGTAGCCTGCATTGATGCAGGCTTGAAAGCGTACAGGACAGAGGTGATGGGCCAGGAGCTCTGA
- a CDS encoding Na/Pi cotransporter family protein, which produces MKTIVIFFQIVGSLGLFLFGIKLLSEGLQKSAGDKMKAILKLMTKNRFISIMTGLLITIIIQSSSATTVMVVSFVNAGLMGLTQAIGVILGANIGTTFTGWLVALLGFKVDITSLALVSIAFAAPMMFSKKNKTRDAADILLGFGVLFLGLNFMSHSIPDITGNIEVLEFLATFNSDTLWMNMLCILLGTLVTIVVQSSSAAMAMVLTMAYNGWIGVTASAALILGSNIGTTITAYLASIGTSTTAKRAAWAHIFFNVVGSVIALILFHPLLRLVNFITPGDIYTLEGATLSTQLPLFLAMFHSAFNIMNTIIFFPFVRQYAHFIERLVPAKAEYDEGTYHFKYIGGVFIDSPEIYMLAIRDEIKKMANLACNMLTRYRGMFNNRGADIESDALAMKKDEDYADQMQEQLSDFCVHLLQDSQTPTNASSLNCLIRVMDELESVTDSCYNLTILSQRRYNQGWTFDEATDKDLREYQSLVQEFLDYVRDRMDRTLTKAEMQKANEFEEQINNQRNRLSLMVQERLSDGKADVRVELLILEKIRHLEHIGDYCTNIAEAYHQAVKHTPMLQKRSGKSMELA; this is translated from the coding sequence ATGAAAACCATTGTGATCTTTTTCCAGATTGTAGGCAGCCTGGGCCTCTTTCTCTTCGGAATAAAACTCCTCAGCGAGGGCTTGCAGAAGTCTGCCGGCGACAAGATGAAGGCCATCCTCAAGCTTATGACGAAGAACCGGTTCATATCCATTATGACCGGTCTTCTTATAACCATCATCATACAAAGCTCATCGGCAACCACCGTCATGGTGGTCAGTTTTGTCAACGCAGGTTTGATGGGCCTCACCCAGGCGATCGGGGTCATCCTGGGAGCCAACATAGGTACCACCTTCACCGGATGGTTGGTTGCCCTCCTGGGCTTTAAGGTCGACATCACCTCCCTTGCCTTGGTTTCCATCGCCTTCGCAGCCCCGATGATGTTCAGCAAGAAGAACAAAACCCGCGATGCCGCCGACATCCTGCTCGGCTTTGGTGTCTTGTTTCTGGGGCTCAATTTCATGTCGCACTCAATTCCGGATATTACCGGAAACATCGAAGTGCTGGAGTTTTTGGCAACCTTCAACAGCGACACACTATGGATGAACATGCTGTGCATCCTGTTGGGCACACTGGTAACCATCGTTGTGCAATCCTCTTCGGCTGCGATGGCAATGGTCCTTACCATGGCATACAACGGATGGATCGGCGTCACTGCTTCTGCTGCATTGATTCTCGGCTCCAACATCGGCACCACGATTACCGCCTATCTTGCGTCAATCGGAACCAGCACCACGGCAAAACGTGCAGCCTGGGCTCATATTTTCTTCAACGTGGTCGGTAGTGTCATTGCCCTGATTCTCTTCCATCCCTTGTTGAGGTTGGTCAATTTCATCACTCCCGGCGACATCTATACCTTGGAGGGAGCAACACTCTCAACCCAGCTTCCTCTTTTTCTTGCCATGTTCCACTCCGCGTTCAACATTATGAATACCATCATTTTCTTTCCCTTCGTCCGCCAATACGCCCATTTCATCGAGCGCCTGGTTCCTGCCAAAGCTGAATACGATGAGGGAACCTACCACTTCAAGTACATCGGCGGTGTATTCATCGACAGCCCGGAAATCTACATGTTGGCTATCCGCGATGAGATCAAGAAGATGGCAAATCTTGCGTGTAATATGCTTACCCGATACCGGGGTATGTTCAACAACCGCGGTGCGGATATTGAAAGCGATGCCTTGGCCATGAAGAAGGATGAGGACTACGCCGACCAGATGCAGGAACAACTTTCGGACTTCTGCGTCCACTTGCTGCAGGACTCGCAAACACCCACAAACGCCTCCTCGCTCAACTGTCTGATCCGTGTCATGGATGAGCTTGAGTCGGTCACCGACAGCTGCTACAACCTCACCATTCTCAGCCAGAGAAGGTACAACCAAGGATGGACGTTCGATGAAGCGACGGACAAGGACCTCAGGGAGTACCAGAGCCTTGTCCAAGAATTCCTCGATTACGTTCGGGACCGTATGGACAGGACCCTGACCAAGGCAGAGATGCAGAAGGCCAATGAGTTTGAGGAACAGATCAACAACCAACGCAACCGCCTCAGCCTGATGGTTCAAGAAAGGCTCTCAGACGGCAAGGCCGATGTAAGAGTCGAGTTGCTCATCCTGGAGAAAATCCGTCACCTCGAGCATATCGGCGACTACTGCACCAACATCGCAGAAGCCTATCACCAGGCAGTCAAGCACACCCCGATGTTGCAAAAGCGTTCAGGCAAGAGTATGGAACTCGCTTGA
- the argH gene encoding argininosuccinate lyase — translation MGKLWQKDYTLDSLMEDFTVSNDYILDQQLVIADALASIAHARGLHQIGLLNDEELAGLEQALAQVIKLRGEDAFPITKENEDCHTAIEAYLTEQVGEAGKKIHTGRSRNDQVQTALRLWMREYSVKLCNQTGRLAQRLVDFAQLHASIPMPGRTHMQLAMPSSVGLWAASFAEELYDEAQHLMQLSWTLDQSPLGSAASYGVPLPLDRQFTAEQMGFTRVQNNVLYANNSRGKFEAMLLDSCDYIALTLSKLAQDLILFTLPEFGYFSLPKHLCTGSSIMPQKKNPDGLELARSRSALVSSCAMRVKSIIRSLPSGYNRDFQDTKEPLLAGTKATWQLVHIFLTMLDGLEVHPQALRKACTAELYATDVVLKQVLEGRNFRDTYKEVGLHLDELTTLDPDKALEERTSIGTTGNLGLDEDQLFISLMQNGCEDILKSFSDAYYHLCGIEDVQTVLY, via the coding sequence ATGGGCAAACTTTGGCAGAAAGACTACACTCTCGATTCCTTGATGGAAGATTTTACCGTCAGCAATGACTACATACTCGATCAGCAGTTGGTGATCGCCGACGCCTTGGCTTCCATCGCTCACGCACGAGGGCTCCATCAAATCGGCTTACTCAACGATGAAGAACTCGCCGGCCTGGAACAGGCCTTGGCCCAGGTCATCAAACTCCGCGGTGAGGATGCTTTCCCGATTACCAAGGAGAACGAGGATTGTCACACCGCCATCGAAGCCTATTTGACCGAACAGGTGGGCGAGGCAGGCAAGAAAATCCATACAGGAAGGAGCCGAAACGACCAGGTCCAGACGGCGCTGCGCCTTTGGATGCGGGAGTACTCGGTCAAGCTGTGCAACCAGACCGGCCGGCTCGCCCAGCGGTTGGTAGACTTTGCCCAACTTCACGCTTCAATCCCCATGCCGGGAAGAACTCATATGCAGCTTGCCATGCCGTCTTCGGTCGGTCTTTGGGCGGCAAGCTTTGCAGAGGAGTTGTACGACGAGGCGCAGCATCTGATGCAACTCTCCTGGACACTTGATCAGAGTCCTCTTGGTTCGGCTGCAAGCTATGGAGTTCCTCTTCCGCTGGACAGGCAGTTCACAGCCGAGCAGATGGGCTTTACCAGAGTACAAAACAATGTATTGTATGCGAACAACAGCCGCGGCAAGTTCGAAGCCATGCTCTTGGACAGTTGCGATTACATCGCCCTGACATTGAGCAAGCTCGCCCAGGATTTGATTCTCTTCACCCTTCCTGAATTCGGCTATTTCTCCCTGCCCAAGCACCTTTGTACAGGCAGTTCCATTATGCCGCAGAAGAAGAATCCAGACGGTTTGGAACTTGCGCGAAGCCGCTCGGCTTTGGTCAGCAGCTGTGCCATGAGGGTCAAGTCAATCATTCGCAGTCTCCCCTCAGGCTACAACCGCGATTTCCAGGATACCAAGGAGCCATTGCTTGCAGGCACCAAGGCGACCTGGCAGCTGGTACACATTTTCCTTACAATGCTCGATGGGCTTGAAGTGCATCCTCAAGCATTGAGGAAGGCATGTACGGCCGAGCTCTATGCAACCGATGTAGTGCTCAAGCAGGTGTTGGAGGGCAGGAACTTCCGTGACACCTACAAGGAAGTAGGCTTGCATTTGGATGAGCTGACAACACTCGACCCTGACAAGGCGCTTGAGGAGCGGACGAGTATCGGCACCACGGGCAACCTTGGGCTGGATGAGGACCAGCTGTTCATCTCCTTGATGCAGAACGGCTGTGAAGACATTCTGAAGAGCTTCTCTGATGCGTATTACCATCTGTGCGGCATTGAGGATGTCCAGACGGTTCTCTACTGA
- the trxA gene encoding thioredoxin: MSEIIVTEANFEQEVLKADKPVLVDFWAPWCGPCKMIAPAIAQVAEKFADKLKVAKINVDEAGSLATMYSVNSIPTLMVFKGGEVVDQRMGAASLSVIEGFIAAYL; encoded by the coding sequence ATGAGTGAAATCATAGTTACTGAAGCAAATTTCGAACAGGAAGTCTTGAAGGCTGACAAACCGGTGCTGGTGGATTTTTGGGCTCCCTGGTGCGGTCCCTGTAAAATGATCGCCCCGGCGATCGCCCAGGTGGCAGAAAAGTTTGCCGACAAGCTCAAAGTTGCAAAAATCAATGTCGATGAAGCAGGTTCGCTTGCAACAATGTATAGCGTGAACTCCATTCCTACCTTGATGGTATTCAAGGGCGGGGAGGTGGTTGACCAGCGTATGGGAGCGGCCTCACTGTCTGTCATTGAAGGCTTTATCGCAGCGTACCTGTAA
- a CDS encoding radical SAM protein: MDTQSKLDILSRDAQYDLSCACGTKNPQEHRKRNTAGSGWLYPTTTVSGGPGIMLKTLMGNRCANDCKYCPLRNDQDFRPVALAPKEMASFFHEFQSKRPLIGLFLSSAVLGCAEKTMEMLTDTARILRNSYRYRGYIHLKVIPGSSKESIDEALKYASALSLNIEAPGEQHFSKLSESKNYVQDILQPLTYIASQTAKGSRYERVHTSSQFIVGASDELDKEILLYTSRLYQELHMGRLYFSAYQKGLGDQSLPGEQKQYQHSQLELFDLGQVDETDHASLTREHRLYQADWLLRKYGFSYEEMIFTEEGNLSLTKDPKLVWAQANPQYFPLSVKRSPKEALLRVPGLGPTYVGRIVSHRRMAPLSCLEDLKLPFSVLEKARPFLTI; this comes from the coding sequence ATGGATACACAAAGCAAGCTTGATATCTTAAGTCGTGATGCACAATACGACCTCAGTTGTGCCTGTGGCACCAAGAACCCCCAGGAGCACCGAAAGCGTAATACTGCCGGATCGGGGTGGCTGTATCCTACAACGACAGTCAGCGGCGGGCCGGGCATAATGCTGAAAACGCTCATGGGCAACCGCTGTGCCAATGACTGCAAGTATTGTCCCCTGAGAAATGACCAGGATTTCAGGCCTGTAGCCCTTGCCCCGAAGGAGATGGCCTCATTTTTCCATGAGTTTCAGAGCAAGCGTCCACTCATCGGTCTCTTTCTTTCCAGCGCTGTACTCGGTTGTGCTGAAAAAACCATGGAAATGCTCACCGACACAGCAAGAATCCTGAGAAATTCGTACCGATACAGGGGGTACATCCACCTGAAGGTCATTCCAGGCTCCAGCAAGGAGAGCATAGACGAGGCGCTCAAGTACGCTTCAGCGCTCTCACTGAACATCGAGGCTCCTGGCGAGCAGCATTTTTCCAAGCTTTCGGAATCTAAGAATTATGTTCAGGATATCCTCCAGCCGTTGACGTATATCGCCAGTCAAACTGCGAAAGGTTCACGCTATGAGAGGGTGCATACTTCCAGCCAATTCATCGTCGGGGCCAGCGATGAGCTGGATAAGGAAATTCTGCTCTATACCAGCCGATTGTATCAGGAGCTTCACATGGGCAGGCTGTATTTCAGTGCCTATCAGAAGGGATTGGGAGACCAGAGTCTTCCCGGAGAGCAGAAACAATATCAGCATTCACAGCTCGAGTTGTTCGATCTCGGTCAGGTCGATGAGACAGACCATGCTTCCCTTACCCGAGAGCATCGTCTGTACCAAGCCGACTGGCTGCTTCGAAAATATGGCTTCTCGTATGAGGAGATGATATTTACCGAAGAAGGAAATCTCAGCCTTACGAAGGACCCAAAGCTTGTTTGGGCGCAGGCCAATCCTCAATACTTCCCGCTTTCGGTCAAACGATCTCCCAAGGAGGCACTGCTGAGAGTGCCCGGCCTCGGCCCCACCTATGTCGGCAGGATTGTAAGTCATAGAAGGATGGCTCCCTTGTCTTGTCTTGAGGATTTGAAGTTGCCGTTTTCCGTGCTCGAAAAGGCTCGCCCTTTCCTGACAATCTAG
- a CDS encoding DMT family transporter: MQEEVVVLKKTRLLGHLAVLLTMTVWATTYVSSKLLLTAFSPSQILVVRSLLGLLVLSVINHKPLVYKQPIDRLFVALAGFCGIFLYYFLENTALLFTSASNVGVIVAAAPFFTLLASHIFLKEEPLKKNYFIGLALSMAGIVLLTFSSTEEVAFNPKGDVLALLAIMVWAIYTVLTRVIGKKGYPNLLVTRTMFFYGLLGHTLVLLINGDGLPVHQVIQTPYLYHFLFLGLVASAFCFLSWNFGLRTIGPIKSSFYLYLSPIITIVVAVAFLSEPFGQLDAIGTAFTLAGLLISEYRRRGI; the protein is encoded by the coding sequence ATGCAGGAAGAAGTTGTTGTGCTGAAGAAAACCCGCTTGCTCGGACATCTGGCGGTGCTGTTGACCATGACTGTGTGGGCGACCACCTATGTCTCTTCAAAACTATTGCTTACAGCCTTTTCCCCCTCTCAGATTCTTGTGGTGCGTTCTTTGCTCGGACTATTGGTTTTGAGTGTGATAAACCATAAACCGTTGGTGTACAAACAGCCCATCGACCGACTTTTTGTTGCTCTTGCGGGGTTTTGCGGTATTTTTCTGTATTACTTTTTGGAAAATACTGCTTTGTTGTTCACCAGTGCAAGCAACGTAGGAGTCATTGTGGCTGCTGCTCCTTTCTTCACTTTGCTCGCTTCCCACATCTTCTTAAAGGAAGAACCCCTGAAGAAAAACTACTTCATTGGTTTGGCTCTTTCGATGGCCGGCATTGTTCTCTTGACTTTCTCCAGCACTGAAGAGGTCGCCTTCAATCCAAAGGGTGATGTGCTTGCACTCCTTGCAATCATGGTTTGGGCAATCTATACCGTACTCACCAGGGTGATCGGAAAGAAGGGGTATCCGAATCTTTTGGTGACCAGAACCATGTTTTTCTATGGCTTGCTCGGCCATACCCTTGTGTTGCTCATCAACGGTGATGGTCTTCCGGTCCATCAGGTGATTCAGACCCCGTACCTGTATCATTTTCTCTTCCTGGGTCTTGTTGCCTCAGCCTTCTGCTTCCTTTCTTGGAATTTTGGGTTGAGAACCATCGGCCCTATCAAGAGCTCCTTCTACCTTTATCTTAGTCCCATCATCACCATTGTGGTGGCGGTTGCCTTCCTTTCTGAACCGTTCGGACAGCTCGATGCGATAGGTACGGCCTTCACCCTTGCAGGTTTATTGATAAGCGAGTACAGAAGACGGGGTATCTAG
- a CDS encoding recombinase family protein produces the protein MPDEKRKPIIHVIPARRHFKRLRVALYCRVSTQMERQLHSLSAQMDFEKEDILENPAWEYVGTYTDIKSGRTISSRPGFQSLLADCEAGKIDMIYTKSISRFGRNCVDFLVTLRRLKELKVDVFFYNEQIHLLSQAGELLLTLHAGIAQAESENKSENIKWGLRRSTMDPDSPAFSRRCYGYDRNEEEGLILNIAEARIVLKIFDWYEQGWSIVRIKKELETLKVPTPTGKKKWPVKTIENILTNEKYTGTSVYGETESADFPSTKRTVRDPFEVHRSRNHHLPIIHERRFKRVQKLKAKRSNIEIDEHGNKVRKSTHYSSKKVVARAKKTPEPQN, from the coding sequence ATGCCCGACGAGAAGAGAAAGCCCATCATACATGTCATACCAGCCAGGCGGCATTTCAAGCGTCTCCGTGTCGCCCTGTACTGTCGTGTGAGCACACAAATGGAGCGACAGCTGCACAGCCTTTCAGCCCAGATGGACTTCGAGAAGGAGGACATCCTGGAGAATCCCGCTTGGGAATATGTCGGTACCTATACCGATATCAAGTCGGGACGGACCATAAGCTCCAGACCGGGCTTCCAGAGCCTGCTGGCCGACTGTGAGGCGGGCAAGATCGACATGATCTACACCAAGTCCATCAGCCGGTTCGGACGCAACTGTGTGGATTTCCTGGTAACTCTCAGACGTCTCAAGGAACTGAAGGTTGATGTCTTTTTCTACAATGAGCAGATCCACCTCCTCAGCCAGGCAGGGGAGTTGCTGCTCACACTCCATGCGGGCATAGCCCAGGCTGAGAGTGAGAACAAGAGTGAGAACATCAAGTGGGGTCTTCGAAGAAGTACCATGGATCCTGATTCTCCTGCATTCTCACGAAGGTGCTATGGTTATGATCGTAATGAGGAGGAAGGCCTCATCCTCAACATTGCTGAAGCCAGAATAGTCCTGAAGATCTTTGATTGGTACGAGCAAGGCTGGAGTATCGTGAGGATCAAGAAGGAACTGGAAACTCTTAAAGTTCCTACTCCCACCGGAAAGAAGAAATGGCCGGTAAAGACGATCGAGAACATCCTCACCAATGAGAAATATACCGGGACCTCAGTCTATGGAGAAACCGAGTCGGCAGATTTTCCTTCAACCAAGAGAACCGTTCGTGACCCCTTCGAGGTCCATCGGTCACGCAACCATCACCTCCCAATCATCCATGAGCGACGGTTCAAGCGCGTACAGAAACTGAAGGCAAAGCGCTCCAACATCGAGATCGATGAGCACGGGAACAAAGTCCGAAAGAGCACCCATTACAGCTCCAAGAAGGTTGTGGCCAGGGCAAAGAAAACCCCTGAACCCCAAAACTAA
- the prs gene encoding ribose-phosphate diphosphokinase, with product MSIIKPHKLGIISGPGSEYFTGKVVKHLRRLYLERYEKLSTALAKRHGMSEDEILRTVTLMDDLNNKRIPRTKCPTTFQCPDFTIKVKYTRFANGEEKAEILDAVRGLRIFIVYDLSNSEPVKVAGSDEPVRLSVNDHLMFLFTTINALQLAGAESVTLVLPTYPYSRQHKKGGREALTAAMFGRICEMLGVERIITLDIHSREIENSFSNLHLENLHASYQTLIALHKLIDFSDPELVVVAPDTGAISRNKFYAQALHRPLAMLYKERDYSIVSKDAKHSNIKSINLLGDVNGKTVLIADDMLATGGTMIIAMRELTNLGAKKIICMVSLPLFNANAVEDFDAAYKEGIFYRIIGTNAVFHGHDLLDKEWYIQADITELFARVISRLHHGRSISPLLDNRKFIQILIDNSQANPQAPLPGASASDPDRD from the coding sequence ATGAGCATCATCAAACCCCATAAGCTTGGGATTATCTCAGGTCCTGGTTCAGAATATTTCACCGGCAAAGTCGTAAAACACCTGCGCCGTCTTTATTTGGAGCGCTACGAAAAACTCTCCACCGCCTTGGCAAAGCGCCACGGTATGAGCGAGGATGAGATCCTGAGAACCGTTACCCTGATGGATGACTTGAACAACAAGCGTATTCCCAGGACCAAGTGCCCCACAACGTTCCAGTGCCCTGATTTTACCATCAAGGTGAAGTATACCAGGTTTGCCAATGGGGAAGAGAAAGCAGAAATACTCGATGCAGTCAGGGGTTTGAGGATTTTTATTGTCTATGACTTGTCCAACAGCGAGCCGGTAAAGGTTGCAGGGTCGGACGAGCCGGTCAGGCTGTCAGTGAACGACCACCTGATGTTCCTCTTCACTACGATCAACGCCCTCCAGCTTGCCGGTGCAGAGAGTGTGACACTGGTTTTGCCCACCTATCCGTACTCACGGCAGCACAAGAAAGGCGGACGCGAGGCCCTCACCGCAGCCATGTTCGGCCGTATCTGCGAGATGCTTGGTGTCGAGCGGATCATCACCCTCGATATTCACAGCCGCGAAATAGAGAACAGCTTCTCCAACCTGCATTTGGAGAACCTGCATGCTTCCTACCAAACTTTAATCGCTCTTCACAAGCTCATCGACTTCAGCGACCCCGAGCTGGTGGTCGTCGCCCCCGATACCGGGGCTATCAGCAGAAACAAGTTCTATGCCCAGGCCCTGCACAGGCCGTTGGCCATGCTCTATAAGGAACGTGACTACTCGATCGTCAGCAAGGATGCCAAGCATTCAAATATCAAGAGCATCAACCTTCTGGGTGATGTCAACGGCAAGACGGTTCTGATTGCCGACGACATGCTCGCCACCGGCGGTACCATGATCATCGCCATGCGCGAATTGACCAATCTCGGTGCAAAGAAGATCATCTGCATGGTCAGTCTTCCTCTCTTCAACGCAAATGCGGTCGAGGATTTCGATGCTGCATACAAGGAAGGCATTTTCTATCGGATCATCGGCACGAATGCCGTGTTCCACGGGCATGACCTGTTGGATAAGGAGTGGTATATCCAGGCTGACATCACCGAGCTGTTCGCTCGAGTCATCAGCCGTCTCCATCACGGGCGCTCGATCAGCCCGTTGCTTGATAACCGAAAGTTCATCCAAATCCTGATAGATAATAGTCAGGCAAATCCACAAGCGCCTCTCCCAGGGGCCAGTGCTAGTGACCCGGACCGCGACTGA